In Arthrobacter sp. Soc17.1.1.1, the DNA window CTTGGCCTTTAGTGACGCTTTGATCTTCCGGAATCCCCGCGGACCCCAGTGCACCAAACCCACAACAGCAGCACCTCCAACCGCTCCGACCATCGCCCCAAGTGACCAGTCCCCCTCCTTGGACTGGACTCCTTCCTCAAAGCCTTGATGGAAGCCAGCGCCATATGACGGATTTCCCATGCCTCTTACTCCTCAGTAGGTCCAATTCAGCATGAGCATAGTTGGAACTAGCGTCGTGACATAGTGGGCTTACATTCCGAACAATACGAAGGAGAGAAATGGCGCAGCGCGTTCATATCGAACTGGTCGATGACCTCAACGGCGAGATTGCTCAGGAGACCGTGCGATTCGGCCTCGATGGCGTCGAATACGAGCTGGACCTCACGACCGAGAACGCTGCTACGTTCCGCTCGGCAGTGTCCGAGTATGCGGACAAGGGCCGAAAGGTCACTGGTGGCCGCCCAGGGCGCCGCTCACAGCGTGGGAACCTTCCGGGTAACTCCAGGCGCGAGGAAGTACAGCGGATCCGTCAGTGGGCCGAGGAGAACGGGCACAACCCAAGCTCTCGGGGTCGCGTCTCACAGTCCATCGTTGACGCCTACAACGCCGCAACGAAGTAGCGGCTGCAGGGTGATTGGCCTCCTGCCCACCTGTGCACGGCCCAAGCGCCCTCGCTTCGCTGCTTGGCCCGCACACACCTGGACAGCAGGGACCACCTGACCGCCTGCACACACCCACCACGTCACCATTTGCGCAGAGGTCTCCTCAGGCGAGCGGTGGCCGTGCACAGCCTTGTTGAGTGCCTACTAAAGGTCCAGAGCCGGTGATTGTCGGTGTGGGCTCGTACTGTCCCGGCCATGAGTCAGAACGCGAGGTACAAGGCGTTCTACGCGAAGCAGATGGATGATCGGATCGAGGAGTTCGTCATGCGCGAGGAGCTGGTCATGCTCACCGCGGCCGAGCTCGACGTCGATAACTGCCGGCCGAGGGACTTCCCGGAACCTCGACGGGTGTACGCGTGGATCCGCTACCCCTCGAAGGCTGTTCGGGTTCAGGCTCACGCCGTCTCCTACACGAGGACCGCGGTGAAAATCCGGTTCATGGAGCCCCTCATCAAGATCCACCGTGAGGGGTGGGTATGGCTGAGCGCCGTCACGCCGGCGTCGTCTGAGCCGGGTAAGTAATCGTCGCGGATCCGTCGTCGCCTGCCTCGACGGTGAGGTCGAAGCGTTTGAAATCCTCGAGGTAGATCTTCTTGACCGCCGAGTTCTGTGCGTTGATCTGGATCATCGCCCCGGGCATTCCGTCGACGATGGCCGCCAGCCGGGGCATTACCTCGCCTCTCATCCGACTCCCCTGACCTTCACCGGACTTTCGCACGGTGTGCTGCCGTGGTCGGTAGACAGGCCCTTCGTTGACGACGTCGCGTTCGATCACGAGGACAGCATCTCCGTCTGCGCTCACATACATCTCGGCGTGGGCCGATCGGCGCGCTCGTTCGTACACACCGACCGAGAGGGCGTAGACGACGGTGAACGCCACCAGGAAGAGTGCCGTGGTGTTCACCAGGTGCGGTAGCCACGGGCGGCTGTCGATCACTGGCAGCGCCACGATGGTGGCGATGTACACGCCCGCCATGAGGGTGAATAGGACGCGCTGCAGGGGAATCGCCCACTGGCTGGTGAAGGCCCACCATCCGGCCCTGAATGAGTCTTTGACCGTCGCGGGTAGAACTCCCAGCTCATCTGCTGAGAGGGCGCGAGGCAGCCGACTCACGACGCCTCAGTCCCGGTATCCCTGGCCAGCAATGGCGTTTTGCGCCTGCGCGAGCTCGGCGCCGAGCTGCTTGGCGAGACCGGCCGCGCGTGTCAGGTGATCCGTCGCCGTGGCAACTGACTGGACGGGATCGCGGTCCTCGTACTCGTAGACGTCGTGGGTATCGAGGGACTTCCCGAGGCCAGCCGCGAGTTGGCCGAGGGCCTGCGAGAGCAGGTACTCGACGCCCTTGAGGTTCCCCAGCACCTTGTAGGCGACGGGGGCCGGGATAGAGGTTCCGGGAAGACTGTGGTGGCAGATGGTGCGCAGCTCGTCGTAGATCGCGTCAGCGGACGACACGATGACGGGGGTTGGTTCGTCTTCACGCGGGGAACCGTACTCGTCAAATTCGTCAGTCATGGTGTGGTCCTTCCAGAGGCGTTGTTCGTGGGTGCAGGTCAGCTGGTGAGTGATGGGTGAAGCAGGCAAGGGTGGGCGGCGATTGCCGGCCATCCTCAACTCATAGTCAGAACGGCGGTTCGCTGTCGGGGCCGTTGCCCCATCCGCCGGCGGGGTTGCGGCTTGCAGCTTGTGCGCTCCACGGGTCGTCTGCGGGCTGCTGTTGCCACGTGTTGCCTGGCTGAGAGCCTCCCTGCGCTCCCCCACCCTGAGGTCCGCCGCCGCCGTTTCCACCGCGCTGTGTTCGGGTGACTTTGGCTGAGGCGTAGCGGAGGCTGGGTCCGATCTCGTCGACCTCGAGTTCCATGACGGTGCGCTTCTCGCCTTCCTTCGTGTCGAAGCTGCGGGACTTCAGCCGGCCCTGAGCCACGACGCGGGTTCCCTTGGTGAGGGTCTCGGCGACGTTCTCGGCCGCCTCGCGCCAGACGCTGCAACGCAGGAACAGGGTTTCCCCGTCCTTCCAATCATTGGACTGACGGTCGAACGTGCGCGGCGTCGACGCGATGGTGAAGTTCGCGACCGCTGACCCGCTGGGGGTGAAGCGTAGCTCGGGGTCGTTGGTGAGGTTCCCGACGACGGTGATGACTGTCTCTCCGGCCATGATGCTCAACTGCCTTTCGTATGGGTGCTGGTGTTCTCGTTGCCTGATGGTGATGCGCTCTGGGAGGTAAGGACCTGCCCGTAACTCGTGGGGTCGACCTCGAGTGCCTTGTCGAAGTACGCGGACGCGGTGGTGGTCTGCCCTCGGTGCCAGCTGAGGAAGCCGAGGAAGTAGTACAGCGGTCCGCGGTCCTCGGTCGGGGTGTAGGTGAGGATCGTAGCCAGGAGCTTCTCTGTGACGTCCACGCGGTCCCAGTCGGGCTGTCCCTCGTACTGGCCAGCGAGTATCTGCTGGTAGGTAGCCGCGTCATCGGTGACGCTGATCGCGTCTGCCATGATCCGGTCTCGGATGGGTCCGATGAACAACCATCCTGCGAGGTCGCACGCCTCGTTCGGCTCGTAGATCTCGCCCTGCCGTTCGTCGTCCCACTGCATCCGGGCGATGCGCATACTTGTGTGGTTGAAGTCCAACCGCTCCGGTACCCCTCCCCCACGCACGAACCGGGTGAACTCAATAACCGTCTCGTGTGCGTCGTCAGTACCAGTGAACGCAGGATCAACAGGGAGGCTCATGCGGTCCTCCTAGCGATAACCTGCTTGATCTTGTCAGGGTTGAGACCGGACCAGTGATCCTCGCTGCCGTCCTTCTCGTACACAACAACGGGCGCCTGGGTGTACCCGAGCTCCTCAGTGATGTAGGCGAGAGCATTGTCGTTCGTGGTGATGTCCACGGTGGTGAAGCTAATGCCGGCCTCGGTGAACTTTTGCTTGGTCTTGTCGCACCCGAAGCAACCTTCTGGCTTGATGTATAGCGTGAGTGTCATTGATCCGTCCCCCTTAGATACATTAGGTTTATTAGTACTAATAGTACCAATAGAACCATCTCACGACAAGGGGATTCTTAGTCCAAAGGGCGCCCAAGACGACCGCTTTTGGGTGCAGCTCCTTCGTATGGACGACCGTCGTTGTACTTCTTCTCGAGCCGTTCGAGTTCGGCTTCCATCACGGCGGCGTGGAAGTCCGAGAAACTGCGATGGTTCTCCAGATGGGCTGTCGCCTGAAAGGCTCCCCTGATCCTCGCTGCCAGCTCAGCGTCCTGGTAGTAGGCGACCTTCGTCTTCTTACTCGATGGGCTAGGGGCCGGCGACTGCACTCGAGGAACTGATGTAGTGGTTGGCGGAGCCACTTCGGTCTCAACGCTTGGTGCTGGTTGCGTCGCTGCGGTTACCGGAGATGTACCGGCCAGGGTGGACTTTCGGGGTGCTGCGCGGTTGGCCATGGTGTTACTTCCTATCCATCAGTACGTCGAGATAGCTGTCATAGAGAGCGGCGAGTTCCAGTCCGTCGACTCCCAGTTCGTCGAGTCCTTGTGCTGCTTCAGCAGAATCTGCGATGAGCGCACGCTTGGGCATCGGCGGTTGTAGGAGTGGAAGGTCCCGGACTGTTGTGGCTTCTTGGATCTGCTCTGCCCAGTGGGCTCCCCCGATGGTGCGTGCTTCGTGCTGGTTGACGAGGATGCCCGCGATACGGAGCTGGGGGTTGTAGTGGGCCTGCACGGCGGCGATGGTGTCGAGGAGCTTGGCGAGCCCGTTGGCGCTCCAGAGCTTTGACTGGGTGACGACAACGACTCCGGTTGCTGCGGTGAGGCCGTTGATCGTGAGAGTGTCCAGACTCGGTGCGCAGTCAATGAGGACGAGGTCATAGTCGTCGCGCACTTCGTGCAGCGCGTTTCTGAGCCTGGCTTCTCTTCCTGCCCCGGCCACGACCAGTTCGTCGCGGACCACTCCGAGTGTCTCCCCTGCTGTGGGCACGACGGCCAACCCATCCCAGATTCCGTCGATGGCCACGTCGTTGATTGAGTCCGAGGCTCGCGCGCTGAGGACGTCAGCGAGACCGGCGGCATCGTCTCCGACGTCCTCTGTCAGGACGCTCGTGATGTTGCCTTGCGGGTCGGCGTCGACCACGAGGACCCGGAGGCCCCTGGTGACCGCGCTGCGGGCAAGATGGAAGGTTGTAGTGCTCTTGCCTACTCCCCCTTTCTGGTTACATAGGGCGAGGATTTGCGCGACCATAATTCTCCTTCGGTAGGATCGTTAGTAACAATAGAACTAATATACACAAGAGTACTTTTAGTGTCATCAGAAGCATTGGGGATTGACATCTTCGTCGCTCTCGACAAAGTACCCACCACCAGAGCTACGGCGGTGGGTACAATACTACTATTAGTACTTATGGGGATAGGGTTCCTGCGTCGTAACCTCCGAAGGGGGAGCGGCCGGGGACATGGCGGGTTCCCATGGGTTGGCGGAGGGTTCGGACGGGGGCTCCCTCGATCTGCCACTCGGTGGGGTAGTCGTTGGGGATCTTCCATGGGCCGTCTTGGCCTTTGCGCGTGATGGTGGGGAGGTTCCTCCACCCTTTCCAGCAGTGGTCAAGGTGTTCCTCGACGGCGGCGTTCTCGCTGGCGTGGATGCCGGTGACGTGGCCGCATCCTTCACAGTGCATCCGGTAGAGCAGATCCCCGACGCAGGAGCATGCGGCGGGGTAGTAGTGGTCACAGCGGGTGTCGGCACTCATCAGGACGGTGGGGTGGTCACCGGCGAAGGTGCGGTTGTTTCCGAAGTCGTATCCGTTGCAGTGCCACATGTGGGACTTGCCCCAGATTTCAAGGTTCCCATGTTCAATCCTCCAGCGTTCGCAAGCTTTATGGTGCTCCTCGGGCGTGTAGGGGGCAACGGTGAAGCTGAGGGGTGCGGTGATGGGCTCTGCAAGGGCCAGGAGGTCGAATATGTCGAGCTGGTTGTTGATCTGCGGGGTGATTCGGCTGGAATGTGAGCGGGTCGTGGTGGTCATGTCGTGCTTCCTCTCCATCGCTTTTTGCTGCTGGCGAGCTTGTCTCGCTGCACTCCGCGGAGAGCTGTCTACCCGTAGGGCCAGGGGCCCAGAAGTTTTTCCAGGAAATAAGCGCAGCGCCTGGGGAAAGTTCTGGGGTCGTCGCGGCGTAGCCGTAGACGGGTCGGAGGGAGTGCGTACGCTCTTCGGGCAGCTGCAAAAAGGTGTTGATTGTGGAACTGAGCGTCAGCGAAGTGCTGGTACGACCGCGTACCGGGACTAGTCGGGGGAGTGCCGGTGGTCGCTTGGGGTCTCGGCCGCCGGCTGTCGGTGCGTCTGGGTAGAGTCGGCGCGTGCTACTCACGGGAACGATTCGCCGCGGCGATGACATAGACACATCGACCACATCGGCGCGGAGGGCGTCGACTACGCGGCCGCGCGGGCGATACTCTTTGAGCGCCTTCCCGACGGGTACAAGATCATTGCGATCCGGACGGATCAGTGACAGCTGAACCAGCTCCGAAACCTCCGGCACCCGTGCCGGCGCCGCGTCCTGGGTGGCATGGCATCCCGCCGAGTGCTGATCGGTTCATCGCTCCGCTGCAGCTCGAAAAACCCGACGACGCCGTGACCGAGCCG includes these proteins:
- a CDS encoding glutaredoxin family protein produces the protein MTLTLYIKPEGCFGCDKTKQKFTEAGISFTTVDITTNDNALAYITEELGYTQAPVVVYEKDGSEDHWSGLNPDKIKQVIARRTA
- a CDS encoding tetratricopeptide repeat protein; the encoded protein is MSLPVDPAFTGTDDAHETVIEFTRFVRGGGVPERLDFNHTSMRIARMQWDDERQGEIYEPNEACDLAGWLFIGPIRDRIMADAISVTDDAATYQQILAGQYEGQPDWDRVDVTEKLLATILTYTPTEDRGPLYYFLGFLSWHRGQTTTASAYFDKALEVDPTSYGQVLTSQSASPSGNENTSTHTKGS
- a CDS encoding single-stranded DNA-binding protein, giving the protein MAGETVITVVGNLTNDPELRFTPSGSAVANFTIASTPRTFDRQSNDWKDGETLFLRCSVWREAAENVAETLTKGTRVVAQGRLKSRSFDTKEGEKRTVMELEVDEIGPSLRYASAKVTRTQRGGNGGGGPQGGGAQGGSQPGNTWQQQPADDPWSAQAASRNPAGGWGNGPDSEPPF
- a CDS encoding ParA family protein; its protein translation is MVAQILALCNQKGGVGKSTTTFHLARSAVTRGLRVLVVDADPQGNITSVLTEDVGDDAAGLADVLSARASDSINDVAIDGIWDGLAVVPTAGETLGVVRDELVVAGAGREARLRNALHEVRDDYDLVLIDCAPSLDTLTINGLTAATGVVVVTQSKLWSANGLAKLLDTIAAVQAHYNPQLRIAGILVNQHEARTIGGAHWAEQIQEATTVRDLPLLQPPMPKRALIADSAEAAQGLDELGVDGLELAALYDSYLDVLMDRK
- a CDS encoding histone-like nucleoid-structuring protein Lsr2 translates to MAQRVHIELVDDLNGEIAQETVRFGLDGVEYELDLTTENAATFRSAVSEYADKGRKVTGGRPGRRSQRGNLPGNSRREEVQRIRQWAEENGHNPSSRGRVSQSIVDAYNAATK
- a CDS encoding ParB family protein; its protein translation is MANRAAPRKSTLAGTSPVTAATQPAPSVETEVAPPTTTSVPRVQSPAPSPSSKKTKVAYYQDAELAARIRGAFQATAHLENHRSFSDFHAAVMEAELERLEKKYNDGRPYEGAAPKSGRLGRPLD
- a CDS encoding DUF6349 family protein codes for the protein MTTTTRSHSSRITPQINNQLDIFDLLALAEPITAPLSFTVAPYTPEEHHKACERWRIEHGNLEIWGKSHMWHCNGYDFGNNRTFAGDHPTVLMSADTRCDHYYPAACSCVGDLLYRMHCEGCGHVTGIHASENAAVEEHLDHCWKGWRNLPTITRKGQDGPWKIPNDYPTEWQIEGAPVRTLRQPMGTRHVPGRSPFGGYDAGTLSP